The genome window GGCCATCGCGTGGAGCATGTCGAGATAACCCAGCGGTGCGGTCGCGATCACATTTCCCGGCATCCTTTGCCAGAGTCCGTGTTCCTCGAGCGCTCTCCGCGTCCGGGGGTGGACGGGAAAGAGAACAGGCATGCCGGACTCACGGAGTGCCGCGAGGATTGCCTCCATGCGAATCTCCGAGTCCGTGTTTGCCGGCCTGTGGACGGTGAGGACGAGGTATCCTCCCGGCTGCAGCCCGAACCAGGAGAGGACCCGTGACGTCTCGGCCGCCCTTGCCCTGTTGTACTCGAGGGCGTCGACCATCACGTCACCGGTGAGGTGAACGCCCCTCGTGATCCCCTCGCGGGCGAGGTTCCGGACGGCAGTCTCCGTCGGGCAGAAGAGGAGGTCGGAGAGGTGGTCGGCCACGACACGGTTGATCTCCTCGGGCATGGCCCTGTCGAAACTCCGGAGACCCGCCTCGACGTGTGCGACGGGGATGCGGATCTTTGCTGCCGCGAGGGCTCCGGCGAGCGTCGAGTTCGTGTCCCCGTAGACGAGGACGAGGTCCGGCTCCTCCCGGAGAAGTACTTCCTCGATCGCGGAGAGCATCCTCCCGGTCTGCGCTCCGTGGGGACCCGAACCGATCCCGAGGTTATAGTCTGGCTCGGGGATGGAGAGTTCCTCGAAGAAGACATCCGACATCTCGGGATCGTAGTGCTGGCCGGTGTGGATGAGGACCTCGGTGTGCTCCCTGCGGAGTTCCCGGGAGAGGGGCGCACACTTGATGAACTGGGGCCGGGCCCCAACGATCGTCGCGATCTTCATAGTACCTTCCGCTGGAAATTCCGGTTTCTCAGACGAGAATCTCTCCTTCGATATCGTTAGACTGCCGGTCCCCCGTTACCAATGCCTGGCCATGGACCATGCCAATCACGTGGGAGAGTGCGTCGGCTGCAGTATACCCATAGAAACACCCGAGATGTGCGGCCGCAAGGGCAAATTCCCGGTCCACCGGGTGTACCGCGGCATGGGGAGAGATTGCCGCGATGGGGTCGCGCGCGGGGGCCCCTCCCCGAATTTTGCAAGGCCGGCAGGCTATGTCGGAGGGATTCACGACAGATGCGTGAATGGCTTCTTTCTTATCCACGATTCCGAGTGCTTTTCGTCCCTTTTCCGAACCCTGAATTTCTCCGAGCCACACGAAAGAGTCATGAGGTATTCCTCGTCCTGCACCTCTTCATGTTCCCTGGAGATGCGGGGAAGATCGAGTTCCGGAACTGTTTTAAACAGCGATTCGAGGGACTTGACAGACATCATTTCCGGATCCGGGTTTTCCCGGATTCCCCCCGGTATGCCCGCACGTCCATTGTTACCCGTTCGATTAATTTTTCCCATGCAATCTGGTCGAGCATACGAGTGTACCCACCTCAGGGAACGGGCGACTGGTTCATCCTTGTCTCGTCGGGAGCTGAAGGGATATCTCCGGAAACGATCCCGTGCGCGTTCTTGTCCCCCCTCCCGATCCCCTTGTACACCCACCCTTCCCGGATGAACGCGTCCGGGTCGACCACGTTGCGCCCGTCCACGATGACAGGGTGCGGGTGCCCTGTAATCTCCCTGAGCCGGGCGGGTTCGAGGGCGTAGTACTCGCGGTGCCCGGTGAAGATGGCGACCGCGTCCGCCCCCCGTGTCACCGCGCCGAGGTCGCGGGAGATCTCGACACCCCGCTCGTTGTCCACCCAGGGGTCGTGGACGCTCACCTCACCCCCCGCGGCGGTGACGAGCTCGCGGAAGACGGCGGACGGCGTGTTCCGGGAATCCCCAGAGTTCGCGATGAACGCCCAGCCGAGGATTGCAATCCTCGACCCCCGGATCTCCTTCCCGACCCGCTGGAGCCCTTCCCTCGTCAGGTGGAACATGTGCTTTGGCATGAAGTCGTTGATTGCCCGCGCGGCGAGGAAGAGTGACCTCTCCCCTTCCGGCCAGTCGAGCGCGGAAGACCGGAGGGCGACCCCCCGCTCGAGGTGGTACGCGTCCTTCGTGAGGCAGTGGCCCCCGACGCCCGCGCCGGGCCAGAGGATCGCGCGGGTCACGCCCTCCTCGCGGAGGCTCGCGATTCCCTCCCGCACCTCGTACACGTTGACGCCCATCGCCTCGCAGTAGAGGGCAAGCTGGTTCACCGCCGCGATCTGGAGGTCGCGGAATGCGTTCTCGGCGGTCTTCTCCACCTCGGCGGCAGTCGCGTCCATCGGGATCACCCTCCCCCTCGTGAGGATCGGGGCGTAGAGCTGCGCGGCACGCGCGGTGCTCGCGGGATCAATCCCCCCCACGATCCGGTCGTGTTCCCGCAGGTTCCGGAGAAGCCTCCCCACCATCACCCTCTCGGGCGCGTGGGCGAGGCCGAAATCCCTGCCGGCGACGAGCCCCGACTCCTCCTCGAGGATCTCCCGGGCAATCCCCGCCGTCGTCCCGGGCGTGACGGTCGATTCTACCACGACGAGTGCCCCCGGCGTGATGTGACGGCCGGTCTCCCGGATGGCAGAAAAGAGAGGGTTGTAATCGGGCTCAAGGTCCCTTGGGTCACGGAACGGCGTCTGGATCGCGAGCGTCACCGCGTCGCACTCCGCGATCCTCGAGTAATCCGAGGTGCAGCGGAACCTGCCGGCGCCGACCACTTTCCGGAGGAGCTCGGCGAGGCCGGGCTCCTCGCCCGCGAGCGGGCACTCCCCCCTGTTGAGCATCGCGATCTTGTGGCCGGACGTCGGCGAATCGCGCTGGATCCCGTAGACCATCCGGTACTCCGGGACGTCCGCGAAGAGGGCCGCCGACGGGATCCCCACGTACCCCATCCCGACGACCGCGATGGTGCGGATCGGGCCCCTCTCCTCGAATGCTCGCGCGAGCGAGGACCCCACCTCTTCACCTCCCCATGGCCGCGCGCACCTTCTCGCAGAGGAGGAGGTTTTCCACTCCCTGCTCCATGGTGACGGGGAACGGTGTCTTCTTCCGCGCGCACTCGAGGAACGTGGAGAGCTCGACCTTGAGCGGCTCGAGCTTGTTCACCATCACCTTCTCGATGATGTTCTCCTGGACGTATCTCTCGTTCTCCGAGCCGTACTTCTCGGGCTTGTAGTAGGTGAAGACCTCCTGGGTCATGAAGTCCCCTTCCAGCGTGAAGTCCTCTTCCTCGATGTAGATCCGCCGGATTTTCTTTGAGGCCTTCCGGCTCGCAGAGACGAACGCGGCAGTCCCATTGTACCGGAAGAGGGCAGATGCCGCGTCAGGGGTCCCCGCCGCGGAGACCTCGTAGTCGTGGCCGAGGAGGACGTGGACGAGGATGTCGAGGTCGTGGATCATCAGGTCCTCGATGACCGAGGTGCCCATGGGACGCGCGGAGGCAGGGTTGTGCCGGTTCATCTCGACGAAGAGAGGTTCTCCCACGATCCGCCTTATCTCCCCCACGATCGGGTTGAACCGCTCGATGTGCCCGACGCCCGCGACCTGCCCTTCCGCGACCATCCCCGCGAGGGCCCGGGCGTCTTCAGCCGTGGCGCAGAGCGGTTTTTCCATCAGCATGTGGACGCCGGAGGCGAGGACCTCCTCGCCGACAGCCCTGTGGAACGGCGTCGGCACGCAGACGCTCACCGCGTCGACATTCCCCAGCAGCTCCCCGAGGGTCGCGCAGGGCGTCGCCCCGTGCGCGAGCGCAACTCCCATCGCCGCGTCTCGGTTCACGTCGTACACGTACACCCTGCTCACGCTCTTCAGCTCGGAGTAGACGCGGACGTGGTTGCGGCCCATCGCGCCCACCCCGACCACGCCGACATCCATGCCTCACGGCACCTCCAGGATTGCCCTCACGACAGCCTCGCGGTCCTCGTGACGAACACCGGGATGGACGGGGAGGGAGAGGACGGTCGCCGCGCACTTCTCCGCGACGGGACAGTCCGCTCCGTCCGCGTATGCGGCGAGCGCGGGCTGCCTGTGGAGGGGAACGGGGTAGTGCACCGCCGTGCCGACCCCCCTCCCCCTGAGGTACTCCGCAAGATCGTCCCTCGGGAGGGGGAAGTCCTCGGTCACCCTGACGACGTACTGGTGGAATACGTGGGTGACCCCCGGTGCCGTGACAGGGCATTCGATCCCCGCCCGCGCGAGACGGGAGATGTAGTACTCCGCATTCTCCCTCCTTTGCCTGTTGAAACCGTCCAATTTCTTCAACTGTTCCCTCCCGATGGCCGCCGCGAGGTCTGTCATGCGGTAGTTGTACCCAAGTATCGCGTGCACGTACTTCCTCTCCTGCCCGTGGTCGATCAGGACCCTGATTCTCCGGGCGAGCGCGGGATCGTCCGTCGTCACCATCCCCCCTTCCCCCGTCGTCATGTTCTTCGTCGGGTAGAACGAGAAGCAGCCCGCGACGCCGAGGCTCCCCGCCTTCCTCCCGTGGTATTCTGCCCCGTGGGCCTGCGCGGCATCCTCGACGAAGGGGATCCCCTCGTCGCTGCATATCTCGCGGAGGGGGTTTGCATCGCAGGGGTGCCCGAAGAGGTGGACGCCGATGACCGCGCGGGTTTTGGGCGAGAGGAGGTCAAGGACGCTCTCGATGGAGACATTGAATGTATCCCGGTCGATGTCGGCGAAACGTGGCCGGGCACCGCACATGCAGACCGCGGACGCCGTCGCAAAGAAGGTGAAGGAGGGGACGATCACCTCGCACCCCGCGCCTATCCCGAGGGCCTGCAGGGTCACGTGGAGCGCGGCGGTGCCGGAACTTGTCGCGACCGCGTATTCTGTCCCGCAGTACCGCGCGAACTCCTCCTCGAATGCCGCGACCTCCGGGCCGCGCGCGAGCATCCCCGACCGGAGCACGCGGACCACGGCCTGCTCCTCCTCTGCACCGAGGCAGGGGGCCGCGACCGGGATCACGCGTCCCTCCTCCTCATCGCGGCGGGGAGGTCCCTCACCCGCGCCGGCGCGCCGATCGCCATCTTGCCCGGGGGAACGTCCCTTGTCACGACAGCCGCCGCGGCCACGAATGCCCCCTCCCCGATGGTCACACCCGGCATGATCGTCGCGTTTGCACCGATCACGGCATTCTCCCCTATTTCAGGACCCCGCAGATCACCGCCCGAAGGAGGGTACCGGTCGTTCGTGAGGACGGCGGACGGCCCGATGAAGACACCGTCCCCGATCGTCGTGTGGGTCGGGATGAAGACCATGCTCTGGATCCGGACGTTGTCCCCGATCGTCCCGTACCCCTCGATGATCGAAGACGATCCTACCGAGACGTTGTGCCCTATCCGCATTTTCTCACGGATCAGCACGTTGTGCCCCGACTGGAAGTTGTCCCCGATCTCGACCTCGCAGTACACGACGAGGCCGGGCCGCAGCACGGCGTTCTTTCCTATCCTCGTGCCTGGGTACTTCTCAGTCCCGATGTACTCGCGGGAGGGAAAACCGATGGTGACAGGGTCAAAGACCCTCGCACCCTCCCCGAGGGAACACGTGCCGAGCGCGATCAGAAGAATCCCCCGGATTGTTTCCTTTTTTATATATTTTGAATTGCGAGAAATAATGGTTGTGGGGATATCGACGAATTTCCGAGACGATTATCTAGGGCGATTGCCCCCACAGGAGGTCCTCTCCCACGGCAAAAAAACCGTTCCACGTGTATAGTATCCCCCTTTCCTCGCGATGGAAATGCCCGCATTCCATCTCTCCTCTTTCATCCCGTGAAATACTATTGAAAAAAATACGCTGCCCGGGATTGCAGAGTCCGGCGCGGCGGCGAATGCATCGCCGCCGGGGAAAGGGTCTCCCGGCACACCCTCCCTCACCACATCCTCTCCTGAATCCGTGCTTTCGGCGCGTACTTCCGTGCGATCGCCTTGACCTGCTCGAAGTTCTCCGGCGTACAGTAAATGGCAAACGGGAAGATGAGCCATTTCCGGGAGAACACGATCGACCGTTCCCTCGGGTAGATGGTGATGCTCCGTACCTCGTCCCAGCGCATGAAGTCCATCTCGCGGGTGATATTGACCATACTCCCCCCTGCACCGGAAATG of Methanolinea sp. contains these proteins:
- the wecB gene encoding UDP-N-acetylglucosamine 2-epimerase (non-hydrolyzing), whose amino-acid sequence is MKIATIVGARPQFIKCAPLSRELRREHTEVLIHTGQHYDPEMSDVFFEELSIPEPDYNLGIGSGPHGAQTGRMLSAIEEVLLREEPDLVLVYGDTNSTLAGALAAAKIRIPVAHVEAGLRSFDRAMPEEINRVVADHLSDLLFCPTETAVRNLAREGITRGVHLTGDVMVDALEYNRARAAETSRVLSWFGLQPGGYLVLTVHRPANTDSEIRMEAILAALRESGMPVLFPVHPRTRRALEEHGLWQRMPGNVIATAPLGYLDMLHAMACARKILTDSGGIQKEAYLLGVPCITLRDTTEWIETVRDGWNVLVGADRGKIADAIRHFSPSEERGMVFGEPGASRRIAGIIREV
- a CDS encoding nucleotide sugar dehydrogenase, whose translation is MGSSLARAFEERGPIRTIAVVGMGYVGIPSAALFADVPEYRMVYGIQRDSPTSGHKIAMLNRGECPLAGEEPGLAELLRKVVGAGRFRCTSDYSRIAECDAVTLAIQTPFRDPRDLEPDYNPLFSAIRETGRHITPGALVVVESTVTPGTTAGIAREILEEESGLVAGRDFGLAHAPERVMVGRLLRNLREHDRIVGGIDPASTARAAQLYAPILTRGRVIPMDATAAEVEKTAENAFRDLQIAAVNQLALYCEAMGVNVYEVREGIASLREEGVTRAILWPGAGVGGHCLTKDAYHLERGVALRSSALDWPEGERSLFLAARAINDFMPKHMFHLTREGLQRVGKEIRGSRIAILGWAFIANSGDSRNTPSAVFRELVTAAGGEVSVHDPWVDNERGVEISRDLGAVTRGADAVAIFTGHREYYALEPARLREITGHPHPVIVDGRNVVDPDAFIREGWVYKGIGRGDKNAHGIVSGDIPSAPDETRMNQSPVP
- a CDS encoding Gfo/Idh/MocA family oxidoreductase yields the protein MDVGVVGVGAMGRNHVRVYSELKSVSRVYVYDVNRDAAMGVALAHGATPCATLGELLGNVDAVSVCVPTPFHRAVGEEVLASGVHMLMEKPLCATAEDARALAGMVAEGQVAGVGHIERFNPIVGEIRRIVGEPLFVEMNRHNPASARPMGTSVIEDLMIHDLDILVHVLLGHDYEVSAAGTPDAASALFRYNGTAAFVSASRKASKKIRRIYIEEEDFTLEGDFMTQEVFTYYKPEKYGSENERYVQENIIEKVMVNKLEPLKVELSTFLECARKKTPFPVTMEQGVENLLLCEKVRAAMGR
- a CDS encoding DegT/DnrJ/EryC1/StrS family aminotransferase, with product MIPVAAPCLGAEEEQAVVRVLRSGMLARGPEVAAFEEEFARYCGTEYAVATSSGTAALHVTLQALGIGAGCEVIVPSFTFFATASAVCMCGARPRFADIDRDTFNVSIESVLDLLSPKTRAVIGVHLFGHPCDANPLREICSDEGIPFVEDAAQAHGAEYHGRKAGSLGVAGCFSFYPTKNMTTGEGGMVTTDDPALARRIRVLIDHGQERKYVHAILGYNYRMTDLAAAIGREQLKKLDGFNRQRRENAEYYISRLARAGIECPVTAPGVTHVFHQYVVRVTEDFPLPRDDLAEYLRGRGVGTAVHYPVPLHRQPALAAYADGADCPVAEKCAATVLSLPVHPGVRHEDREAVVRAILEVP
- a CDS encoding acyltransferase, giving the protein MIALGTCSLGEGARVFDPVTIGFPSREYIGTEKYPGTRIGKNAVLRPGLVVYCEVEIGDNFQSGHNVLIREKMRIGHNVSVGSSSIIEGYGTIGDNVRIQSMVFIPTHTTIGDGVFIGPSAVLTNDRYPPSGGDLRGPEIGENAVIGANATIMPGVTIGEGAFVAAAAVVTRDVPPGKMAIGAPARVRDLPAAMRRRDA